The Labilibaculum sp. sequence ATAGTTTCTGCTCCATTACATCTGCAGCTTGATTTTCCTCTTTGCTGTATGATTGAATAGAAATCAGTTGCTTAAGTGTAGTCAAAGCTATTTCGGTATACTTTTTTAAATCCATATGCATAAGCTAAGAATTAACAATTTGTGTTCCTGAGGAATGATTTGTCTCCATCGAAACAAAATTCCCGATTACCACCTCTTCCACTCCTTTTGATAAGGCATAAAATGCATTTTGTGTTTTGGGCAGCATTCCTGTATTTATCTTGCCCAATTTCACCATTTCGGAGCATTTTACGTTAGAAAGAACAGGCATTACACTGCTGTCATCCTCCGCATTCATCAATACACCAAGTTTCTCGAAACTATAAATCAATTTCACCTTATAGAAACGACTTAAGGCAACAGCAACTTCTGTTGCCACAGTATCGGCATTGGTATTGAATAATTGGCCCATTCCATCATGAGTAATCGGAGCAATAACCAAAACCGAATTGCATTCAATCTGCTTGCATAAAGCCAGGGTATTAACTGCTGTAACATCACCAACAAAACCAAAATCGACCTTTGTATTGTTTCTTTTTTCAGCCCTGATCAAATCCAAATCGGCACCACACATTCCCATTGCATTTACTCCACGAGCCTGCAAAGCAGCAACAATATTCTTATTAATTAGTCCTGCATAAACCATGGTAACCAACTTCAGATTTTCAGCATCAGTTATGCGTCTTCCATCCACCATTTTGGTTTGAACTCCAAGTTTACCTGCCAAATCAGATGCAAGCTTTCCACCTCCATGAACCAAGACAATCTTGCCGTTTAAATTTGAAAAAGCATCAAGAAAATCATTTAGTTTTTCGGTATCGTCAATTACGTTACCACCAATTTTTACAACAGTTAAATCTATCATGTCAATACAATTTGGGTTAGTTTTTGAAATGCTTGAATGAATTGATCCACCTCTTTTTTGGTAATTGAAAGTGGCGGCAGTAAACGAAGTGTTGTACTACCTGATGATCCTGTGAAAATTCCATATTCCTCAAGAAGTTGTTTCCTGATTTTAGGCATATCCTCAAGATCAATACCAATCATTAATCCTTTTCCCCTTATTGCTTTTATTGCTTTATTATCTTTTAACTCAGAGATTAAATAATCTCCTAATCTGTTTGCATTATCGATTAACTGTTCCTCTTCAATTGTCTCTAATACAGCCATTCCCGCAGCACATGCCAAATGATTTCCCCCAAAGGTTGTTCCTAACATGCCACTCCATGCTTTTATTTCAGGTGATATGATTACTCCGGCAATCGGAAATCCATTTCCCATTCCCTTAGCTGTAGTTATAATATCTGCCTTAACACCTGCATGCTGATGTGCGAAAAATTTTCCTGTTCTTCCATAGCCCGACTGAATCTCATCCAAAATAAGCATTGCTTTGTGAGTTTTACACAAACTTTCGGCAGATTTTAAGAAT is a genomic window containing:
- the argB gene encoding acetylglutamate kinase, yielding MIDLTVVKIGGNVIDDTEKLNDFLDAFSNLNGKIVLVHGGGKLASDLAGKLGVQTKMVDGRRITDAENLKLVTMVYAGLINKNIVAALQARGVNAMGMCGADLDLIRAEKRNNTKVDFGFVGDVTAVNTLALCKQIECNSVLVIAPITHDGMGQLFNTNADTVATEVAVALSRFYKVKLIYSFEKLGVLMNAEDDSSVMPVLSNVKCSEMVKLGKINTGMLPKTQNAFYALSKGVEEVVIGNFVSMETNHSSGTQIVNS
- a CDS encoding aminotransferase class III-fold pyridoxal phosphate-dependent enzyme, with amino-acid sequence MELFNVYNCYDINLVNGKGSNISDDKGNKYLDFYGGHGVISIGHSHPHYIFRMEHQLHCLGFYSNAVRNDMQEKLASKLGTLSGYDDYNLFLCNSGAEANENALKVASFHTGKSKIVAIKGAFHGRSSGTLAITDNPALSSKFNAKHDVVFIEMNDIYALEKALGENDVAAVIIEGIQGVNGVVEPSVEFLKSAESLCKTHKAMLILDEIQSGYGRTGKFFAHQHAGVKADIITTAKGMGNGFPIAGVIISPEIKAWSGMLGTTFGGNHLACAAGMAVLETIEEEQLIDNANRLGDYLISELKDNKAIKAIRGKGLMIGIDLEDMPKIRKQLLEEYGIFTGSSGSTTLRLLPPLSITKKEVDQFIQAFQKLTQIVLT